In the Vibrio gigantis genome, one interval contains:
- a CDS encoding GFA family protein — protein MKGKGKCLCGSVELEVEYASNELGACHCNMCRNWSGGPMLVIDCADSVKILGESNVVRYKSSDWAERGFCGKCGTHLFYFLVPNNQYHLPVGLLMPGGDYKLTHQIFIDEKPEYYEFKNETQNMTGAEVFAHFESGE, from the coding sequence ATGAAAGGTAAAGGAAAGTGCCTATGTGGCTCGGTTGAGTTGGAAGTAGAGTACGCCAGTAATGAACTGGGGGCTTGTCATTGTAATATGTGTAGAAATTGGTCTGGTGGGCCGATGCTAGTCATTGATTGCGCTGACTCAGTCAAAATATTAGGTGAATCAAATGTAGTGAGATATAAGTCGTCTGATTGGGCTGAGAGGGGGTTCTGCGGTAAATGTGGTACTCACTTGTTTTACTTTTTGGTACCAAATAATCAGTATCACCTTCCTGTCGGTTTATTGATGCCTGGGGGTGACTACAAGTTAACTCATCAGATATTCATCGATGAAAAACCTGAATACTACGAATTTAAAAATGAAACACAAAATATGACTGGTGCTGAAGTATTTGCCCACTTTGAAAGTGGAGAGTAA
- a CDS encoding RraA family protein, producing the protein MKPDFSKLATTDYGNILSNDHFINFNISPLWQGMPRIVGEAFTVQLTSGDNLMLHSAIYEAPEGSIIVVDGVDSEYAVAGGNVCAVAKNRGIKGFIIDGVIRDLNEISNMKFPVFAKGVHPVPGKKEIYSELGAPICCGGVKVSSGDIIVADVEGIVVIPQSSKDEVFLKASKKANEEASLTLAEWETSHRAKIAQAVISAKQKFENTSS; encoded by the coding sequence ATGAAGCCAGACTTTTCTAAATTAGCGACAACCGATTACGGAAATATTTTAAGTAACGACCATTTTATTAACTTTAACATTAGTCCTCTTTGGCAGGGCATGCCGCGAATTGTTGGAGAAGCTTTTACTGTTCAGTTAACTTCTGGTGATAATTTGATGCTTCATTCTGCAATATACGAAGCTCCCGAGGGTTCCATCATTGTCGTGGATGGCGTTGATAGCGAATATGCAGTAGCCGGCGGTAATGTATGCGCAGTCGCTAAAAATAGAGGTATCAAAGGCTTTATTATTGATGGTGTTATTCGAGATTTGAATGAAATTTCAAATATGAAGTTTCCAGTTTTTGCGAAAGGTGTTCATCCAGTGCCGGGAAAGAAAGAGATCTATTCTGAATTGGGAGCGCCAATCTGTTGCGGGGGAGTAAAGGTCTCTTCTGGGGATATCATTGTTGCCGATGTAGAAGGTATTGTCGTTATTCCTCAATCAAGCAAAGATGAAGTGTTCTTAAAGGCTTCAAAGAAAGCAAATGAAGAAGCCTCATTAACGCTCGCTGAGTGGGAAACGAGTCATAGAGCTAAAATAGCCCAAGCAGTAATTTCTGCGAAACAAAAATTTGAAAATACTTCTAGTTGA
- a CDS encoding GNAT family N-acetyltransferase: MEKTMIVRTATKEDSSVLLEFIEQKADFDRSMKGFSGEISTTIEKIERTLFGDYAFAHALILEWNSEPLGFALYHYRYSSFSGEPSIWLDDLLVTGNQRSKGYGRELMLALKSQAESSSASHISWTASPHNKKAHDFYKRLGAEVERMDGQRPYFRWAM, encoded by the coding sequence ATGGAGAAGACAATGATCGTAAGGACTGCGACGAAAGAAGACTCAAGTGTCTTGTTAGAGTTTATAGAACAAAAAGCTGATTTTGACAGAAGTATGAAAGGGTTTAGCGGTGAAATCTCGACAACTATAGAGAAAATCGAACGCACACTATTTGGAGATTACGCATTTGCCCACGCTTTAATATTGGAATGGAATAGTGAGCCTCTTGGCTTCGCACTGTATCACTATCGATATTCATCTTTCAGTGGAGAGCCATCAATCTGGCTTGACGACCTATTGGTTACAGGGAACCAAAGATCAAAAGGGTATGGCCGTGAACTTATGTTGGCTTTAAAGTCACAAGCAGAGTCATCATCCGCCTCTCACATCTCATGGACGGCAAGTCCACACAATAAGAAAGCGCATGATTTCTACAAAAGGTTGGGCGCAGAGGTTGAGCGAATGGATGGTCAAAGACCTTATTTCCGTTGGGCAATGTAA
- a CDS encoding NAD-dependent epimerase/dehydratase family protein — protein MKVLIAGASGYIGRHVTSLFAKSGFEVFTYGRDKMVTPLTVGLIENRADFEDYFDVVVNCARPHWSRFSADEIVDVEQKLLAELDLLAVKGATKIHTSGVWLFGNASSDDLRQFRLKPLDAVKLDVETIHSAARNRWHIVYCPSLVYGGNDCQLKRIIDSLPNQTIQVAIPSIGFNQYVHVYDIARFYLRLAQGRILEKQHFIAETQGYSPEEFAQLLLTAKAITKVRKIRWEEFESENGSMAVGIEKLNLKLPISSSFESTELVGEYIKQSI, from the coding sequence ATGAAAGTATTAATTGCAGGGGCTAGTGGATATATTGGCCGTCATGTTACATCGCTATTCGCAAAAAGTGGCTTTGAAGTTTTTACATACGGTAGAGACAAAATGGTCACACCTCTTACGGTCGGGTTGATAGAAAATAGAGCCGATTTTGAAGACTACTTTGATGTGGTTGTGAATTGCGCGCGTCCACATTGGTCACGATTCTCAGCAGATGAAATTGTCGATGTGGAGCAGAAGTTGCTCGCTGAATTAGACCTACTTGCTGTTAAAGGCGCGACAAAGATACATACATCGGGTGTCTGGCTCTTCGGCAACGCCTCTAGCGATGACTTGAGGCAATTTAGGTTGAAGCCGTTGGATGCCGTTAAGTTAGACGTAGAAACAATACATAGCGCTGCTCGAAACCGATGGCACATAGTCTACTGTCCTAGTTTGGTTTATGGCGGTAATGATTGTCAGTTAAAACGAATTATCGATTCTTTGCCTAACCAAACGATTCAAGTAGCGATTCCGTCTATAGGCTTTAACCAATATGTTCATGTCTATGACATTGCGCGGTTCTACTTACGTTTGGCGCAAGGCCGAATCTTAGAAAAGCAGCATTTTATTGCAGAGACTCAAGGTTATAGTCCTGAAGAGTTCGCTCAACTCTTATTGACCGCTAAAGCTATAACAAAAGTGAGAAAGATCCGTTGGGAAGAGTTTGAGTCAGAAAATGGTTCTATGGCCGTAGGGATTGAAAAACTGAATCTAAAACTACCAATTAGCTCTTCGTTTGAGTCTACCGAGTTGGTTGGGGAATACATAAAACAGAGTATCTAA
- a CDS encoding tRNA-binding protein, giving the protein MKYTPIKDEITFDDFAKLDIRVGLIVEVSEVTKSDKLMKLTVDFGDHQRSILAGIKQERENPKEIEGKQALFVVNLPERKMAGEVSQGMLFDIGYEDKLTPCLACPETEMPNGARAG; this is encoded by the coding sequence ATGAAATATACTCCAATTAAAGATGAGATTACGTTCGATGATTTCGCAAAGTTAGATATTCGTGTCGGGTTAATTGTAGAGGTTTCTGAAGTCACTAAGTCAGATAAGCTAATGAAACTCACCGTCGACTTTGGTGATCATCAGCGTTCAATCTTGGCTGGCATAAAACAAGAGCGTGAAAACCCCAAAGAAATCGAAGGTAAGCAAGCTTTGTTTGTCGTGAATTTACCTGAAAGAAAAATGGCAGGTGAAGTATCTCAAGGTATGCTGTTTGATATTGGTTATGAAGACAAACTGACGCCTTGCTTAGCTTGTCCTGAAACCGAAATGCCTAATGGTGCTAGAGCTGGGTAA
- a CDS encoding nucleotide triphosphate diphosphatase NUDT15 gives MSQEVRVGVAAVILREGRVLLGERIGSHGAHTWATPGGHLEWGESIEECAKRETLEETGLVISAIEKLSFTNDIFEKENKHYITLFVVTSDAIGEPQVTEPDKCKQWKWFKLDELPERLFLPLTNLLSDPVILGKLA, from the coding sequence GTGAGTCAGGAAGTAAGAGTGGGTGTGGCTGCGGTTATTCTGCGTGAAGGGCGTGTGCTACTTGGAGAACGGATTGGTTCTCACGGGGCTCATACTTGGGCAACGCCGGGCGGACACCTTGAATGGGGTGAAAGCATTGAGGAGTGCGCCAAACGCGAGACACTCGAAGAGACTGGCTTAGTTATTAGTGCAATTGAGAAGCTCTCTTTTACCAATGATATTTTTGAGAAAGAGAACAAGCATTATATAACGCTGTTTGTTGTTACTTCTGACGCTATAGGCGAACCACAGGTGACAGAGCCTGATAAATGCAAGCAATGGAAATGGTTTAAGCTAGATGAGCTACCAGAGCGATTGTTTCTTCCACTGACAAATTTGCTGAGCGATCCGGTCATTCTTGGGAAGTTAGCATAG
- a CDS encoding GFA family protein, which yields MELKCHCGNVSLNLNSLPEEVGDCNCSICRRYAAAWAYFSPEQVQINSIAKTEFYCWGDKEVEFHRCKSCGCLTHYITTERCSADILAVNMRMAENVVLESIPIRKINGSAN from the coding sequence ATGGAATTAAAGTGTCACTGTGGAAACGTAAGTTTAAACCTGAACTCCCTTCCAGAAGAGGTCGGGGATTGCAATTGTTCTATCTGTCGTCGTTATGCTGCCGCTTGGGCGTATTTTTCTCCAGAGCAAGTTCAAATCAACTCGATCGCAAAAACTGAGTTTTATTGCTGGGGTGATAAAGAAGTCGAGTTTCATCGCTGCAAGTCATGTGGATGTTTGACGCACTATATAACTACAGAGAGATGCTCTGCAGATATATTGGCCGTGAACATGAGAATGGCCGAAAATGTAGTGCTTGAAAGCATTCCTATTCGTAAGATCAATGGCTCAGCGAACTAA
- a CDS encoding class I SAM-dependent methyltransferase, translated as MSDSHFKKDGTAQGVAKQRLIETLAKPDKRLINDPYAERFVLGASLIKLMGHKLSVWITQKFSPGFHEHLISRTRFIDDLVEKSVASGTDQYVILGAGYDLRAHRLELPSSLQVFEVDQPEVQVRKRSKLPKDLPNASNVTYVGVDFNCQSLTEQLLSAGFDQSKRTIITLEGVSQYISKDAIALTIKELSELTESVGSTFFMSYVDERLQTDPKACFGKGYPKAAWRAETIKKLSAKVGEPWVSFFNAEEIKTLLADNGFLLTENKTLADLNDEFFTPLGRAIPEHHIFKLEHFVVAESNITVT; from the coding sequence ATGAGTGATTCTCATTTTAAAAAAGATGGCACAGCGCAAGGCGTGGCAAAACAGCGTTTGATTGAAACATTAGCTAAGCCCGATAAACGTTTAATAAACGATCCTTACGCTGAACGGTTTGTTTTAGGGGCGAGTTTGATCAAGCTGATGGGCCATAAGCTTAGCGTTTGGATAACTCAAAAGTTCTCACCAGGCTTCCATGAACACCTAATCTCTCGTACACGCTTCATCGATGACCTCGTTGAAAAAAGTGTTGCTAGTGGAACAGATCAATACGTTATTTTAGGTGCTGGGTATGACTTGAGAGCTCATCGCCTTGAACTGCCATCTTCATTGCAGGTTTTTGAAGTGGACCAGCCCGAAGTCCAAGTTCGAAAGCGTTCCAAACTTCCTAAAGATTTGCCTAACGCGAGCAATGTTACCTATGTCGGTGTTGATTTTAACTGCCAGTCACTCACCGAACAGCTTTTGTCGGCGGGGTTCGATCAATCGAAGCGTACGATTATCACCCTAGAAGGTGTGTCGCAATATATAAGCAAAGACGCGATAGCTTTGACCATTAAAGAGCTGTCGGAGCTTACTGAGTCTGTTGGTTCTACTTTCTTTATGTCTTATGTCGATGAACGGCTACAGACAGACCCTAAGGCCTGCTTTGGTAAAGGGTACCCAAAGGCGGCTTGGCGAGCTGAAACCATTAAAAAGTTATCAGCAAAAGTGGGTGAACCTTGGGTATCGTTCTTCAACGCTGAAGAGATCAAAACGTTGTTGGCTGACAATGGCTTTTTATTAACGGAGAATAAGACCTTGGCCGACCTAAATGACGAATTTTTTACGCCGTTAGGTAGAGCCATTCCTGAACATCATATTTTCAAGCTAGAACACTTTGTCGTGGCAGAATCCAATATAACGGTAACTTAA
- a CDS encoding bleomycin resistance protein has product MTLRVVPELYCFDINVSKSFFVDVLGFEVKYERPDEEFAYLTLDGVDVMLEGIEGKSRKWLSGDLELPLGRGINFQWDVIDIERLYQRVNESAPDSIYLALESKSYQCGDSIATQKQFIVQTPDGYLFRFCQDIR; this is encoded by the coding sequence ATGACATTACGAGTAGTACCAGAGCTTTATTGTTTCGATATTAACGTGAGCAAATCCTTCTTTGTCGATGTGTTAGGGTTTGAAGTGAAATACGAACGTCCTGATGAGGAGTTCGCTTATCTAACGCTTGATGGTGTTGATGTAATGCTTGAAGGGATTGAGGGGAAAAGTCGAAAATGGCTTTCAGGTGATCTGGAGTTACCTTTAGGACGAGGCATTAATTTTCAATGGGACGTTATCGATATCGAGCGACTTTATCAGAGAGTTAACGAAAGTGCCCCCGATTCAATCTACTTAGCGCTAGAGTCAAAGTCTTATCAATGTGGGGACTCTATCGCGACTCAGAAGCAATTCATTGTTCAAACCCCAGACGGTTATCTCTTTAGGTTCTGCCAAGATATTCGTTAG
- a CDS encoding GNAT family N-acetyltransferase, which translates to MKYQLDIEPSDDDINEVRGGLIKYNTPFLEGIPKSQVAYYAMEEGNKVGGIVADLWGNWLLIKFLWVDDSMRGKQVGSELLERIEEYAQSLGCTSSLVDTLSFQAKPFYEKRGYECQMVLENYPVDSSLSFLTKSLVKT; encoded by the coding sequence ATGAAATACCAATTAGATATAGAGCCTTCTGATGACGACATAAATGAAGTCAGAGGTGGATTAATCAAGTACAACACTCCGTTTTTGGAAGGGATCCCCAAGTCTCAAGTTGCGTACTATGCGATGGAAGAAGGTAACAAAGTCGGTGGTATTGTCGCTGACCTTTGGGGAAACTGGTTACTGATTAAATTCCTTTGGGTTGATGATTCGATGAGAGGAAAGCAAGTTGGCAGTGAGCTACTTGAACGTATTGAAGAGTATGCGCAGTCACTAGGATGTACGTCGTCACTGGTCGATACATTAAGTTTCCAAGCAAAGCCTTTCTATGAGAAACGAGGGTATGAATGCCAGATGGTGTTAGAAAATTACCCTGTAGATTCCTCGCTATCGTTTCTCACCAAGTCGCTCGTCAAAACGTAG
- a CDS encoding GNAT family N-acetyltransferase produces the protein MVKVREMAISDYDSVIALWCQTEGMSIRDADSNESIASYLDRNPGLSFVAESHNEIIGAVLVGTDGRRGYLQHLAVSANFRGQKLGCKLVAEAVNALAELGIPKTHLFVYNDNINAQQFYEKLGWFPRDEVRMYSFNSSDNSNV, from the coding sequence GTGGTAAAGGTTCGGGAGATGGCAATTTCAGACTACGACTCGGTGATCGCGTTGTGGTGCCAGACAGAAGGCATGAGTATTCGCGATGCTGATTCTAATGAAAGTATTGCGAGCTATTTAGATCGCAACCCCGGTCTGAGTTTTGTGGCTGAGAGTCACAACGAGATTATTGGCGCTGTGTTAGTTGGAACGGATGGACGTCGGGGTTATTTGCAGCACTTAGCTGTCTCGGCTAATTTCAGAGGGCAAAAGTTAGGTTGTAAGCTTGTCGCTGAGGCGGTCAACGCACTTGCTGAGTTAGGTATCCCGAAGACCCACTTGTTTGTCTATAACGATAACATCAACGCTCAACAGTTTTACGAAAAGTTGGGCTGGTTTCCTCGAGATGAAGTTCGAATGTACTCGTTTAATAGCTCGGATAATAGTAACGTTTAA
- a CDS encoding GNAT family N-acetyltransferase: protein MITIERLEGSHVALVQAIQLADEQVKFAGTAAEFLIDGSETTHLHVIKFDNGVVGFFKLDIAYADHYEFCPQGSLGLRAFALDKNQQGKGLGTGAVKALFPYLKANYAAYDSIYLTVNCKNPVAFHCYKKGGFEDTNEQYLGGAAGPQFIMRGRIA, encoded by the coding sequence ATGATAACTATTGAAAGGCTTGAAGGTTCTCATGTCGCGTTAGTTCAGGCCATCCAACTAGCGGATGAACAGGTTAAGTTCGCTGGCACAGCGGCGGAGTTTTTAATAGACGGTAGTGAAACTACGCACTTGCACGTGATTAAGTTTGATAATGGTGTAGTGGGTTTCTTTAAGTTAGATATCGCTTATGCAGATCATTATGAATTTTGCCCTCAAGGAAGCCTTGGATTAAGAGCATTTGCGCTTGATAAAAACCAGCAAGGTAAGGGGTTGGGAACAGGGGCGGTGAAGGCGTTGTTTCCTTATTTAAAAGCCAATTACGCAGCGTATGATTCTATTTACTTAACCGTGAATTGCAAAAATCCCGTAGCATTTCACTGTTATAAGAAAGGTGGCTTCGAAGATACTAATGAACAGTATTTAGGTGGAGCAGCAGGCCCGCAATTTATCATGCGTGGTCGAATTGCTTAG
- a CDS encoding VOC family protein has protein sequence MKVQYLEIVTPEVDVVCATYAQIYNVKFSDADVNLGGARTAKLSNGGVIGIRAPLRETEEPVVRHYTLVEDIQSAVNSAEKLGAEVAVPPMELPRHGMCAIVIQGGVELGFWQL, from the coding sequence ATGAAAGTTCAATATCTTGAAATTGTTACCCCAGAAGTAGACGTCGTTTGTGCTACATACGCTCAGATCTATAACGTGAAGTTCAGTGATGCTGATGTGAACCTTGGTGGGGCGCGCACTGCAAAGCTATCTAATGGTGGGGTGATAGGTATTCGAGCACCGCTTCGTGAAACTGAAGAACCTGTTGTTCGTCATTACACGCTGGTTGAGGATATTCAGTCTGCGGTGAACTCAGCCGAAAAACTAGGCGCCGAAGTAGCGGTGCCGCCAATGGAGTTACCACGTCATGGGATGTGTGCGATTGTTATTCAAGGTGGCGTTGAACTCGGATTCTGGCAGTTGTAG
- a CDS encoding VOC family protein: MKQNIVHIALVVKDYDEALDFYVNKLQFDLIEDTYLPEEDKRWVVVAPPNSTGVSLLLARASKPEQLDFIGNQAGGRVFLFLNTDDFWRDYERMTSLGINFVREPKEQDYGTVAVFEDLYGNLWDLLQLNPEHPMANR, from the coding sequence ATGAAACAGAATATTGTCCACATTGCATTAGTGGTAAAAGACTACGATGAAGCGCTTGATTTCTATGTAAACAAGCTTCAGTTTGATCTCATCGAAGACACGTATCTACCAGAAGAAGATAAGCGTTGGGTTGTTGTTGCTCCACCAAACTCAACTGGTGTGAGCCTGCTACTTGCTAGAGCCTCCAAGCCAGAGCAACTTGATTTTATCGGTAACCAAGCTGGTGGGCGCGTATTTTTATTCTTAAACACCGATGATTTCTGGCGTGACTACGAACGTATGACGTCTTTGGGCATTAACTTTGTCCGAGAGCCTAAAGAGCAAGACTATGGTACCGTCGCTGTTTTTGAAGACCTCTATGGTAACTTGTGGGATCTGCTTCAGTTAAACCCTGAGCATCCAATGGCTAACAGGTAG
- a CDS encoding GNAT family N-acetyltransferase: protein MEVRRYQPKYSAALQAIYLESRQNTFHWADANAFKLSDFDQDTEGEQIWMAVSGEKVLGFVSVWEAESFIHHLYICPKALRSGAGSALLNTCKQHYSVLTLKCLTANENAIGFYRSQGFVISSTEGEGLERYHLMTYQA, encoded by the coding sequence ATGGAAGTCAGAAGGTATCAACCCAAGTATTCAGCAGCTTTGCAGGCAATCTATTTAGAATCCAGACAGAACACCTTTCATTGGGCTGATGCCAACGCCTTTAAGTTATCTGATTTTGACCAAGACACCGAAGGTGAGCAAATATGGATGGCTGTTTCTGGCGAAAAGGTTTTAGGTTTTGTTTCCGTTTGGGAAGCTGAGAGCTTCATCCATCACCTATATATTTGTCCGAAAGCGCTACGTTCTGGTGCGGGTTCGGCTTTACTTAATACCTGCAAACAACATTACTCAGTTCTGACTTTGAAGTGTTTGACTGCCAATGAAAACGCCATCGGCTTTTATCGCTCGCAAGGCTTTGTTATCTCGTCCACAGAAGGTGAGGGATTAGAGCGTTATCACTTAATGACCTACCAAGCTTAG
- a CDS encoding GNAT family N-acetyltransferase: MEIKQISATEVLAVRHQVLWPDKPMSFCRIPDDDQATHYGAFVGEMLVCVASIYIQGHEARLRKFATLPEFQGQGIGSNVIEHSISNLKDLNIRYFWCDARTTALGFYQKFGMAAEGSEFEKSGVRYYKMSVHWV; encoded by the coding sequence ATGGAAATAAAACAGATTTCAGCGACGGAGGTGCTTGCTGTTCGGCATCAAGTGCTTTGGCCTGATAAACCGATGTCATTTTGTAGGATACCCGATGATGATCAAGCAACGCACTACGGTGCGTTTGTTGGTGAAATGTTGGTTTGTGTCGCGTCTATCTATATTCAAGGCCATGAAGCGAGGTTGAGAAAGTTTGCCACGTTGCCTGAATTCCAAGGGCAGGGAATCGGTTCAAATGTAATTGAGCATTCCATCTCTAATCTCAAAGATTTAAACATCCGATATTTTTGGTGTGATGCACGTACAACGGCTTTAGGTTTTTATCAAAAATTTGGGATGGCTGCAGAAGGCTCTGAGTTTGAAAAGTCGGGTGTTAGGTATTACAAAATGTCGGTTCATTGGGTGTAA
- a CDS encoding HD domain-containing protein, protein MEEIKGILQFMVEIEKLKDVHRQTKPVGLERYENSAEHSWHVCLSALMLKDYANEEIDITRVMKMLLIHDLGEIDAGDTIIYASETEENKLKERNCVERLLKSLPSHLRAEYLELWLEFEAGESPEARFGKAIDRVPPLLHNIHGGGHSWEKHNISKDKVMTFNGERISKGSKALWSELEVQLETAAKQGLLK, encoded by the coding sequence GTGGAAGAAATCAAAGGCATTCTGCAATTCATGGTCGAAATCGAAAAATTAAAGGATGTTCATCGACAAACAAAGCCTGTTGGACTGGAGCGATATGAAAACTCGGCGGAGCACAGTTGGCACGTCTGTTTAAGCGCGCTTATGTTGAAAGACTATGCCAACGAAGAAATTGATATTACGCGAGTGATGAAGATGCTTCTGATTCATGACCTAGGGGAAATTGACGCAGGCGACACCATCATTTATGCCAGTGAGACCGAAGAAAACAAACTCAAAGAGAGAAACTGCGTTGAGCGTTTACTGAAATCATTGCCTAGCCATTTAAGAGCAGAGTATTTAGAATTGTGGCTTGAATTCGAAGCGGGTGAGTCACCGGAAGCCAGGTTTGGTAAGGCGATCGATAGAGTGCCACCTTTGCTTCATAACATTCATGGTGGTGGCCACAGCTGGGAGAAGCACAACATATCTAAAGATAAAGTCATGACCTTTAATGGCGAGCGTATTTCTAAGGGCAGTAAGGCGCTATGGAGTGAACTTGAGGTGCAGCTCGAAACGGCAGCAAAACAAGGGTTACTGAAGTAG
- a CDS encoding GNAT family N-acetyltransferase: MTIKFEEKVPSPSEFCEMRVKAKLSPKSLKAAKIALPNSLYGISIRDGDKLIAMGRVVGDGACNFEIVDVAVDLVYQGQGLGRKVMEYIERYLSSVALEGSYVSMIADEPAFYEKLGYKLVSPVCQGMTKKFQPNIA; the protein is encoded by the coding sequence ATGACCATTAAATTTGAAGAAAAAGTCCCTAGCCCAAGCGAGTTTTGTGAGATGCGAGTTAAAGCCAAACTGTCACCTAAATCACTTAAGGCCGCCAAGATTGCATTGCCTAATAGTTTGTATGGCATTTCCATTCGAGATGGAGATAAGCTCATCGCAATGGGACGCGTTGTCGGTGATGGTGCATGTAACTTCGAGATTGTCGATGTAGCGGTAGACCTTGTATATCAAGGGCAGGGCTTAGGAAGAAAAGTAATGGAATACATCGAGCGTTACCTTTCTTCTGTTGCGCTAGAAGGTTCGTATGTTTCAATGATTGCAGACGAGCCAGCGTTTTACGAGAAGTTGGGTTATAAGCTTGTCTCACCTGTTTGCCAAGGAATGACAAAGAAATTCCAACCCAATATTGCGTAA
- a CDS encoding OsmC family protein yields MSIKVQWNRECQFKVTTEGGFSFDIDATSNTAPCPTEVLLSALGGCSATDVVLLLQEKGFEVEALENSVTHTLTDDEPRLYKTANLHFTVKAKGVSESDVLSAAKEAVAKHCHVCLMLQPTIEITCSVEVVA; encoded by the coding sequence ATGAGTATCAAAGTGCAGTGGAATCGTGAGTGTCAGTTTAAAGTCACAACAGAAGGCGGGTTCAGCTTTGATATCGATGCCACTAGCAATACCGCTCCGTGTCCAACTGAAGTGTTACTGTCAGCGCTTGGCGGGTGCAGTGCGACAGATGTCGTTTTACTGTTGCAGGAAAAAGGATTCGAAGTCGAGGCTTTAGAAAACTCGGTGACACATACGTTAACCGACGACGAACCTCGTTTATACAAAACGGCGAATTTACATTTTACTGTGAAGGCGAAGGGTGTGTCAGAAAGCGATGTCCTTTCAGCCGCTAAAGAAGCCGTTGCCAAGCACTGTCATGTTTGTTTGATGCTTCAACCTACAATCGAGATCACTTGTTCTGTTGAAGTTGTAGCTTAA
- a CDS encoding GNAT family N-acetyltransferase, translating to MEYVELEPREIPMALLLEADPSEDSIESYLDESWCYAAKQDNQVLGVCLVKLIGENVAEIFNVSVSPAHQQRGIGSKVLAFALKQLAQHDVKRVELGTGTFGYQLTYYQRAGFRVDSVIKNHFIDHYPEPIFENGIQHQDMLRLYIEL from the coding sequence ATGGAATATGTAGAACTTGAGCCACGCGAAATCCCAATGGCATTGTTACTTGAAGCTGATCCATCAGAAGACAGTATTGAGTCATACCTGGATGAGTCATGGTGCTACGCTGCCAAGCAAGACAATCAAGTTCTTGGTGTCTGCCTTGTTAAGCTCATTGGTGAAAATGTCGCGGAAATTTTCAATGTGTCAGTAAGTCCTGCACATCAACAGCGAGGTATCGGCTCAAAAGTGTTGGCCTTCGCATTGAAGCAGCTCGCCCAACATGACGTTAAGCGCGTTGAGTTAGGGACGGGCACCTTTGGTTATCAACTTACTTACTATCAACGAGCAGGCTTTCGAGTCGATTCAGTCATCAAGAATCATTTCATCGATCATTATCCAGAACCGATCTTCGAAAATGGCATTCAACATCAAGACATGTTGAGGCTTTATATCGAACTCTAA